A genomic region of Rhodospirillales bacterium contains the following coding sequences:
- the pabB gene encoding aminodeoxychorismate synthase component I, with protein MTLYSFAIDVHDPVAIFACVHNRPYSLFFDSAHRSHQDSRYSYVLFDPIETIEATGNRVCVSNEDQTLCYKGDPFTAVRERLESRPFLKKAVPNLPPFQGGAAGYFGYNLVRTQESLPKKNEKPSSKPDMQIGLYDQIIAFDHIEEKAFFMVRSKNERRARQRYESFGELLQKEKKQIAKQQDHSVEWVATKSPNEYKTDIQKIIDYIYAGDIFQANLSQRFETKITADFDSFAHYCHLRTINEAPFAAYMNFGNRKLASCSPERFLQVKDRHVKTCPIKGTRPHLENPEQDRAIRRELAANVKERSENIMIVDLLRNDISRSCEDHSIDVPKLCQLQTFPGVHHLVSEIVGTLRADKHALDLLRRCFPGGSITGAPKIRAMEIIEELELAPRGPYCGSMGLIGFDGYMDSNIAIRTLVYDDDTISLNVGGGITAESSPEAEYRETLDKAQKIFDSFAQNQKSRKAA; from the coding sequence ATGACGCTTTACAGTTTTGCAATAGACGTTCATGATCCGGTCGCTATTTTTGCCTGCGTTCATAATCGGCCCTATAGCCTGTTTTTCGACAGCGCTCACCGCAGCCATCAAGACAGCCGTTACAGTTACGTCCTGTTCGACCCGATCGAAACCATCGAGGCCACCGGCAACCGGGTTTGCGTATCAAATGAAGATCAAACGCTTTGCTACAAAGGCGATCCGTTCACAGCCGTTCGAGAACGTCTGGAAAGTCGTCCGTTCTTGAAAAAAGCCGTTCCTAACCTGCCGCCGTTTCAGGGCGGCGCCGCGGGTTATTTCGGCTATAATCTGGTGAGAACACAAGAATCTTTGCCGAAAAAAAACGAAAAACCTTCCTCAAAACCTGATATGCAGATCGGTCTTTACGACCAGATTATCGCCTTCGATCATATCGAAGAAAAAGCTTTTTTTATGGTGCGTTCCAAAAACGAAAGACGCGCCCGCCAACGCTATGAATCATTCGGGGAATTATTACAAAAAGAAAAAAAACAAATCGCAAAACAGCAAGATCATAGCGTCGAATGGGTTGCCACAAAGTCACCGAATGAATACAAGACCGACATCCAGAAAATAATCGATTATATTTATGCGGGTGATATTTTTCAGGCAAACCTGTCCCAGAGATTTGAGACGAAAATCACCGCCGATTTTGATTCTTTTGCGCATTATTGTCATTTACGTACCATCAACGAAGCGCCGTTTGCCGCCTATATGAATTTCGGCAACAGAAAACTGGCATCCTGTTCACCGGAGCGATTTTTGCAAGTTAAAGACCGGCACGTCAAAACGTGCCCGATCAAAGGAACCCGCCCGCATCTGGAAAACCCCGAACAGGACAGGGCCATCCGCAGGGAACTGGCTGCCAACGTCAAGGAACGATCCGAAAACATCATGATCGTTGATTTGCTGCGCAACGACATATCCCGCTCATGCGAAGATCACTCCATTGACGTCCCCAAATTATGCCAGCTACAAACCTTCCCCGGTGTACATCATCTGGTTTCCGAAATCGTCGGCACCCTGCGGGCTGATAAACATGCGCTCGATTTGCTGCGCCGTTGCTTTCCGGGCGGCTCCATCACCGGCGCGCCCAAAATCAGGGCTATGGAGATCATAGAAGAACTGGAACTGGCGCCACGCGGCCCTTATTGCGGCAGCATGGGGTTAATCGGATTTGACGGATATATGGATAGCAATATCGCCATCCGAACACTTGTTTATGATGACGACACGATAAGCCTGAATGTCGGCGGCGGCATCACAGCAGAATCCAGCCCCGAAGCCGAATACCGGGAAACACTGGATAAAGCGCAAAAAATATTCGACAGCTTTGCACAAAATCAAAAAAGCAGGAAAGCCGCATGA
- a CDS encoding aminodeoxychorismate/anthranilate synthase component II — translation MILLIDNYDSFVYNLARYTGRLGHERRVVRNDAITLDEIAMDPPEAIIISPGPCSPREAGISNAIVQHFSGRIPILGVCLGHQCIGEAFGGRTIRAPRPVHGRSSAIEHQADGIFMGLPNPLEAARYHSLMIELSASSPLDITATTDDEDSIIMAVQHKTDPTFGIQFHPESVLTPYGLDILRNFLLIADQWKDKKAAA, via the coding sequence ATGATATTGCTGATCGACAATTACGATTCCTTTGTCTACAACCTCGCCCGTTATACCGGACGATTGGGGCATGAACGCCGCGTTGTGCGCAATGATGCGATCACGCTGGATGAAATCGCCATGGACCCGCCGGAAGCCATTATCATCTCTCCCGGCCCTTGCTCCCCGCGTGAAGCGGGCATCAGCAACGCCATTGTGCAGCATTTTTCCGGCCGCATTCCTATTCTGGGCGTCTGTCTGGGCCATCAATGCATTGGGGAAGCCTTTGGCGGGCGGACCATCCGCGCCCCGCGCCCTGTTCATGGCCGCTCCAGCGCCATCGAACATCAGGCCGACGGAATCTTCATGGGATTACCCAATCCTCTGGAAGCCGCGCGGTATCACTCCCTGATGATCGAACTTTCAGCCAGCAGTCCGCTCGACATCACCGCGACAACCGATGACGAAGATTCAATCATCATGGCTGTGCAACATAAAACAGACCCGACATTCGGCATCCAGTTTCATCCTGAATCGGTATTAACGCCGTACGGCCTTGATATTCTGCGCAATTTCCTCCTGATTGCCGATCAATGGAAAGACAAAAAGGCCGCCGCATGA
- a CDS encoding aminotransferase class IV: protein MSIVWFNGTILPRQEAVISTTDRGFLLGDGIFDTMLATTGKPVYAAKHIDRLFDHAAVLKIQPSFTKNEIETAIAILLQKNELQNETAALRITITRGPGPRGLSLPDREQPTVLITAGAYAPPPDKPLTAIIAQTVRRNEGSPLSHIKSLNYGDNILALNEAREKGADTALMMNNAGYVCCAVNGNIFIEENDRLYTPPLSDGVINGIMRSKIMKDRKVTEESLTPERVINARGVWTTNSLIGMKPLETGR from the coding sequence ATGAGTATCGTCTGGTTCAACGGAACAATCTTGCCCCGGCAAGAAGCCGTCATATCAACGACAGATCGTGGTTTCCTGCTTGGCGACGGCATATTTGACACCATGCTGGCAACCACCGGAAAGCCTGTTTATGCTGCAAAGCACATTGACCGCCTGTTCGATCATGCTGCAGTTTTAAAAATCCAGCCCTCTTTTACGAAGAACGAGATTGAGACCGCCATAGCAATCCTTCTGCAAAAAAACGAGCTACAAAACGAAACCGCCGCCCTGCGCATCACGATCACACGCGGCCCCGGCCCGCGCGGATTATCCTTGCCGGACCGCGAACAGCCAACGGTCCTGATAACCGCTGGCGCTTATGCGCCGCCGCCGGACAAACCATTAACCGCGATCATTGCACAAACCGTGCGCCGCAACGAAGGCTCCCCGCTATCGCACATAAAATCCCTGAATTATGGCGATAACATTCTGGCCCTGAACGAAGCCCGTGAAAAGGGCGCAGACACCGCCCTGATGATGAACAACGCCGGGTACGTATGCTGCGCCGTTAACGGAAACATCTTTATCGAAGAAAACGACCGGCTCTATACACCGCCGCTATCCGACGGCGTAATCAACGGCATCATGCGCAGCAAAATAATGAAAGACCGAAAAGTAACGGAAGAAAGCCTTACGCCGGAGCGCGTTATAAACGCCAGAGGAGTTTGGACAACAAACAGCCTGATAGGGATGAAACCGCTTGAAACAGGTCGTTAA
- the atpC gene encoding ATP synthase F1 subunit epsilon, with protein MDTATTFHFELVSPERKLMSEPVTMAVIPGEEGNVGVLPNHSALVVSIRPGVVEVYDKAGDAPKRIFIAGGFADISAENCTVLAEEAVDVAALSEAELDKSIRNLTEDMGLASGDIDKARIERKLVIAKSKLSAVTGQIVL; from the coding sequence ATGGATACAGCAACGACATTTCACTTTGAACTGGTATCACCGGAACGGAAACTTATGTCCGAACCGGTGACGATGGCCGTGATTCCCGGTGAAGAGGGGAATGTCGGTGTGCTGCCCAATCACAGCGCGCTGGTCGTTTCAATCCGCCCGGGCGTGGTTGAGGTTTATGATAAAGCCGGTGATGCGCCGAAACGGATTTTTATTGCGGGCGGGTTTGCCGATATTTCGGCGGAGAACTGCACGGTTCTGGCCGAAGAAGCTGTCGATGTTGCGGCGCTGAGCGAAGCTGAGCTTGATAAATCCATTCGTAATTTGACCGAAGATATGGGATTGGCGTCCGGTGATATCGACAAGGCGCGCATCGAACGTAAACTGGTGATTGCAAAATCCAAGCTGAGTGCCGTTACCGGGCAAATTGTCCTTTAA
- the atpD gene encoding F0F1 ATP synthase subunit beta, whose amino-acid sequence MAKKQSKGTISQVLGAVVDVKFADGNVPAILNAIQTENEGKTLVLEVAQHLGENMVRCIAMDTTDGLVRGTEVVDTGEAISVPVGPETLGRIFDVIGNAIDEMPQPKTKQRFPIHRPAPAFVDQSAEAEQLVTGIKVVDLLCPYLKGGKIGLFGGAGVGKTVTIMELINNIAKGHGGVSVFAGVGERTREGNDLYHEMIESGVLVPGESDKSKVALVYGQMNEPPGARARVGLTGLTAAEYFRDEEGQDVLFFMDNVFRFTQAGAEVSALLGRIPSAVGYQPTLSTDMGAMQERITSTNKGSITSVQAVYVPADDLTDPAPATTFSHLDATTVLSRQIAELGIYPAVDPLDSTSRILDPRVIGDEHYKCAADVQKTLQTYKALQDIIAILGMDELSEEDKLIVARARKIQRFLSQPFHVAEVFTGTPGVFVNLADTIKGFRAIVDGKYDHLPESAFYMVGTIEEAEAKAKKMAADAA is encoded by the coding sequence ATGGCTAAGAAACAATCCAAAGGAACGATTTCGCAGGTGCTGGGCGCGGTTGTCGATGTGAAGTTTGCTGATGGCAACGTCCCGGCGATTTTGAATGCGATTCAGACCGAAAACGAAGGTAAAACGCTGGTTTTGGAAGTCGCGCAGCATCTGGGTGAGAACATGGTGCGTTGCATCGCCATGGATACGACCGATGGTCTGGTGCGTGGCACCGAAGTCGTCGATACGGGCGAAGCTATTTCTGTGCCGGTCGGGCCGGAAACGCTGGGCCGGATTTTCGATGTGATCGGGAATGCGATTGATGAAATGCCGCAGCCGAAAACTAAACAGAGATTTCCTATTCACCGTCCGGCGCCTGCTTTTGTGGATCAGTCTGCAGAAGCCGAGCAGCTGGTTACAGGAATCAAGGTTGTCGACCTTCTTTGCCCGTACCTGAAGGGTGGTAAAATCGGCCTGTTCGGCGGTGCCGGTGTTGGTAAGACCGTGACGATCATGGAACTGATTAACAACATCGCGAAAGGCCACGGCGGCGTGTCTGTGTTCGCCGGTGTTGGTGAACGGACCCGTGAAGGGAACGATTTGTACCACGAAATGATCGAATCCGGCGTTCTGGTTCCGGGTGAAAGTGACAAATCAAAAGTGGCGCTGGTATACGGCCAGATGAACGAACCGCCGGGCGCGCGGGCGCGTGTCGGTCTGACCGGTCTGACGGCTGCCGAATATTTCCGGGACGAAGAAGGCCAGGACGTTCTGTTCTTCATGGATAACGTGTTCCGTTTCACTCAGGCTGGCGCCGAAGTGTCCGCTCTGCTGGGCCGTATCCCGTCTGCCGTTGGTTACCAGCCGACCCTGTCGACCGATATGGGCGCGATGCAGGAACGGATTACCTCGACCAACAAAGGCTCGATCACCTCGGTTCAGGCCGTTTACGTGCCTGCCGATGACTTGACCGACCCGGCCCCGGCAACGACCTTCTCGCACCTTGACGCGACGACCGTTCTTAGCCGTCAGATTGCCGAGCTGGGGATTTACCCGGCTGTTGACCCGCTCGATTCCACCTCACGGATCCTTGATCCGCGCGTGATCGGGGACGAGCATTATAAATGTGCGGCTGACGTTCAGAAAACGCTGCAGACCTACAAAGCGCTGCAGGACATTATCGCTATCCTCGGGATGGACGAACTGTCAGAAGAAGACAAGCTTATCGTGGCCCGTGCCCGTAAGATCCAGCGCTTCTTATCACAGCCGTTCCACGTTGCCGAAGTCTTCACCGGGACACCGGGCGTCTTCGTTAACCTGGCCGACACGATCAAAGGCTTCCGCGCGATTGTTGACGGTAAATACGACCACTTGCCGGAAAGTGCGTTTTACATGGTCGGTACGATCGAGGAAGCCGAAGCCAAAGCCAAGAAAATGGCGGCTGATGCTGCTTAG
- a CDS encoding F0F1 ATP synthase subunit gamma: MPSLKDYRDRIASVKSTRKITSAMKMVAASKLKKAQEAAEASQPYAQAMARMMARVAEGVVVGPNSPKLLIGTGRDDVHLLVVMTSDRGLCGGFNGNLIRSARKEISSLLNAGKTVKILCVGRKGRDVLKREFESHIVQSFTQIGGKDKISFAESDQVTQYILEQFEAGAFDVCTLLYNEFKNVLVQKPSAHQLIPFDVARKADDAKTEEKKEGMICPYRFEPEEEILLAQLLPKNLAVQLYRALLDSAAGEQAARMTAMDNATRNAGDMIGNLTLQYNRARQAYITKELIEIISGAEAV, encoded by the coding sequence ATGCCCAGTCTGAAGGATTATCGTGACCGTATTGCTTCCGTGAAATCGACGCGGAAAATTACGTCTGCCATGAAAATGGTGGCGGCATCCAAGTTGAAAAAAGCGCAGGAAGCTGCCGAGGCCAGCCAGCCTTATGCGCAGGCGATGGCCCGGATGATGGCGCGCGTTGCCGAAGGTGTCGTTGTTGGCCCGAATTCGCCGAAGCTGTTGATCGGAACGGGGCGGGATGATGTGCATTTGCTGGTCGTTATGACGTCTGATCGCGGCTTATGTGGCGGTTTTAACGGAAATCTGATCCGTAGTGCCCGCAAGGAAATTTCCAGTCTGCTGAATGCCGGTAAAACGGTTAAAATCCTGTGCGTCGGGCGCAAAGGCCGTGATGTTCTGAAGCGCGAATTTGAATCTCATATCGTGCAGAGCTTCACCCAGATCGGCGGCAAGGATAAGATCAGTTTTGCCGAGTCCGATCAGGTTACGCAGTATATTCTGGAGCAATTCGAAGCCGGGGCGTTTGATGTTTGTACGCTGCTTTATAACGAATTCAAGAACGTTCTGGTGCAGAAGCCTTCGGCGCATCAGTTGATCCCGTTTGATGTGGCAAGAAAAGCCGATGATGCGAAGACGGAAGAGAAGAAAGAGGGGATGATTTGTCCTTATCGCTTTGAACCGGAAGAAGAAATATTGCTGGCTCAGCTCTTGCCGAAAAATTTGGCGGTACAGCTCTACCGGGCGCTGTTGGATAGTGCAGCGGGTGAGCAGGCAGCGCGGATGACGGCGATGGATAACGCAACCCGCAATGCCGGGGATATGATTGGTAATCTGACGCTGCAGTATAACCGTGCGCGGCAGGCTTATATCACCAAGGAACTGATTGAGATCATTTCCGGGGCGGAGGCTGTGTAG
- the atpA gene encoding F0F1 ATP synthase subunit alpha produces MQLQAAEISEILKKQIADFGAQADVAEIGQVLSVGDGVARVYGLDQVRAGEMVEFPGGIKGMALNLETDNVGIVIFGDDRDIKEGDIVKRTGEIVQVPVGKELLGRVVDALGNPIDGKGPIKAKEHRLVETKAPGIIPRKSVHEPMQSGVKAIDALVPVGRGQRELVIGDRQTGKTAVCVDTIINQKNFNGSKDEKEHLYCIYVAVGQKRSTVAQLVKELEEQGAMEYSVVVAATASDPAPMQFLAPYCGAAIGEWFRDNGLHALAIYDDLSKQAVAYRQMSLLLRRPPGREAYPGDVFYIHSRLLERAAKMNDEMGAGSLTALPIVETQAGDVSAYIPTNVISITDGQIFLETGLFFKGIRPAINVGLSVSRVGSAAQIKAMKQVAGSIKLELAQFREMEAFAQFASDLDASTQKLLARGARLTQLLKQPQYSPLPVEEQVAVIYAGTRGYLDGVAVDQVNEYEARLLEDLRANGKDILKGIRTQKALDDKLESQLSSFLEAFTKGFAGTDAKAA; encoded by the coding sequence ATGCAACTCCAGGCAGCAGAAATTTCTGAAATTCTGAAAAAACAAATCGCTGATTTTGGCGCGCAGGCTGATGTCGCCGAGATCGGGCAGGTGCTCTCCGTTGGTGACGGTGTGGCCCGCGTTTACGGCCTTGACCAGGTTCGTGCCGGTGAGATGGTTGAATTCCCGGGCGGCATCAAAGGGATGGCCCTGAACCTTGAAACCGACAATGTCGGTATCGTTATCTTCGGTGATGACCGCGATATTAAAGAAGGCGACATCGTTAAGCGGACCGGCGAGATTGTGCAGGTTCCGGTCGGCAAAGAGCTGCTGGGCCGCGTGGTTGACGCGCTGGGGAACCCGATTGACGGCAAAGGCCCGATCAAGGCGAAAGAGCACCGTCTTGTCGAGACAAAAGCGCCGGGTATTATCCCGCGGAAATCCGTGCACGAGCCGATGCAATCCGGTGTGAAAGCGATTGACGCGCTGGTGCCGGTTGGCCGTGGCCAGCGGGAGCTGGTGATCGGTGACCGTCAGACCGGTAAAACCGCCGTTTGCGTTGATACGATCATTAACCAGAAAAACTTTAACGGCTCTAAAGACGAAAAAGAGCATCTCTATTGCATTTATGTCGCTGTCGGCCAAAAACGCTCGACCGTGGCGCAGCTGGTGAAAGAATTGGAAGAGCAGGGCGCGATGGAATATTCCGTCGTCGTTGCCGCGACCGCATCCGATCCGGCCCCGATGCAGTTCCTGGCGCCGTATTGCGGGGCGGCGATCGGTGAATGGTTCCGTGATAACGGCCTGCACGCGCTGGCGATTTATGACGACCTGTCCAAGCAGGCTGTGGCGTACCGCCAGATGTCCTTGCTGCTGCGTCGCCCGCCGGGTCGTGAAGCCTATCCTGGGGATGTGTTCTACATTCACTCTCGTCTGCTGGAGCGTGCGGCAAAAATGAATGATGAAATGGGCGCAGGGTCCCTGACCGCGCTGCCGATCGTTGAAACACAGGCCGGTGACGTGTCTGCGTACATTCCGACGAACGTGATTTCCATTACCGACGGCCAGATCTTCCTTGAAACCGGCCTGTTCTTTAAAGGGATCCGTCCGGCGATTAACGTTGGTCTGTCCGTGTCCCGTGTGGGATCTGCGGCGCAGATCAAGGCGATGAAACAGGTTGCCGGGTCGATCAAGCTTGAGCTGGCCCAGTTCCGTGAAATGGAAGCCTTCGCGCAGTTCGCCTCTGATCTTGATGCGTCGACCCAGAAGCTTCTGGCTCGTGGGGCGCGTCTGACGCAGCTCCTGAAGCAGCCGCAATACTCGCCGCTGCCGGTGGAGGAGCAGGTTGCCGTGATTTACGCCGGGACACGTGGTTATCTGGACGGGGTTGCCGTTGATCAGGTCAACGAATATGAAGCGCGTCTTTTGGAAGACCTGCGGGCGAACGGCAAAGATATCCTGAAGGGGATCCGTACGCAAAAGGCCCTGGACGACAAGCTGGAAAGCCAGTTGTCTTCGTTCCTCGAAGCCTTCACCAAGGGCTTTGCCGGGACGGATGCCAAGGCAGCGTAA
- the atpH gene encoding ATP synthase F1 subunit delta produces the protein MGSQKSDTGLVATRYAAALIDVAEKDGVLAKVEKDMAELAAMAESSDSLQSVIRNPLIGGRQQKDALMLLAQSAKFQKQTTNFLGMIADNSRLPILGAVIKAFSAEVTRRRGEIRAQVQTASLLSAAQEKALGAELGKATGANVTLDITVNEDLLGGMIVTVGSLMIDDSVRNKLDRLGRAMKTQTNENQQMKEVG, from the coding sequence GTGGGATCACAAAAATCTGATACGGGCCTTGTCGCAACCCGCTACGCGGCGGCGCTAATTGACGTTGCTGAAAAAGACGGCGTATTGGCCAAGGTCGAGAAAGATATGGCTGAGCTGGCAGCTATGGCGGAATCCTCGGATTCTTTGCAAAGCGTGATTCGCAATCCCTTGATTGGGGGGCGGCAACAAAAAGATGCTTTGATGCTTCTGGCGCAAAGCGCCAAATTTCAGAAACAAACGACTAATTTTTTGGGCATGATCGCTGATAACAGCCGCTTGCCCATTCTGGGCGCTGTGATTAAGGCTTTTTCTGCCGAGGTGACGCGGCGTCGCGGTGAAATCCGGGCGCAGGTGCAAACGGCCAGCCTTTTGAGCGCGGCGCAGGAAAAAGCGCTGGGCGCGGAGCTGGGCAAGGCGACGGGGGCCAACGTAACTTTGGATATTACCGTGAATGAAGATTTGCTGGGGGGGATGATCGTTACGGTCGGCTCCCTGATGATTGATGATTCAGTCCGGAACAAGCTTGACCGGCTGGGCCGCGCGATGAAAACACAAACGAATGAAAATCAACAGATGAAAGAGGTTGGATAA
- a CDS encoding primosomal protein N' yields the protein MADLFQEDDCKKIVSVLVPYPVDKAYSYGVPEGMTVQSGDYVTVPLGGRAVPGVVWDDEPDSVSPKKLKNLIALYEDARAMPLVHRKFIDWSAHYNMAPRGAVLKMALSAPKGLEEGKGGTGYRLKIMTEEEQAYLSLSPKQRKVMEMLSGGNPRTAAALAKKAGCTPGVIKTLAKNGVLEEVTIPEIPPCSHPDHERHGPQLSEAQAMAAEELTAYIEAGGYHAALLDGVTGAGKTETYFEAVAAALQQDKQVLILLPEIALSNAFLDRFESRFGCAPALWHSQLTPAQRRKTWRGVMTGQSKVVVGARSALFLPYADLGLIIVDEEHDPAYKQEDNVIYHARDMAIVRAHVGKIPIVLVSATPSLETMVNVWDGRYQLLHLPDRHGGASMPDVHVIDMREDKPERQHFIAPTLMAALAANFECGEQSLLFLNRRGYAPLTICRGCGHRMACPRCTAWLVEHRATGRLHCHHCDYAMPMPDTCPDCGERESLAACGPGVERIFEEVTAYFPQARVKILASDTAQTHEELKQMLADIRDHKVDIIIGTQIIAKGHHFPNLTLVGVVDADLGLQGGDLRAAERTYQLLHQVAGRAGREQLKGHVFLQTWFPDNKVMKALASGDRDEFLEAEAAEREEAHMPPFSRLAGIVVSGKNEDQVIGVSNALGKSAPQGATIQTLGPADAPFYRLRGNFRRRLLVRADKNIDLQKTLAAWVSQIKIPSTVRIYLDIDPQSFL from the coding sequence ATGGCCGATCTTTTTCAAGAGGATGATTGTAAGAAAATCGTTTCTGTCCTTGTCCCGTACCCGGTGGACAAGGCTTATAGCTATGGCGTGCCGGAGGGAATGACGGTGCAGTCCGGCGATTATGTAACGGTGCCGCTTGGCGGGCGGGCCGTTCCGGGGGTGGTCTGGGACGATGAGCCTGATTCCGTGTCCCCGAAGAAACTCAAGAACCTGATTGCTCTTTATGAGGATGCACGGGCGATGCCGCTCGTGCACCGGAAATTTATCGACTGGAGCGCGCATTACAATATGGCGCCGCGCGGGGCTGTGTTGAAAATGGCTTTGTCCGCGCCCAAGGGGCTGGAAGAGGGCAAAGGCGGCACGGGGTACAGGCTTAAAATTATGACGGAGGAAGAGCAGGCATATTTATCTCTTTCCCCGAAACAGCGCAAAGTCATGGAAATGCTGTCGGGGGGGAATCCCCGCACGGCGGCGGCGCTGGCGAAAAAAGCCGGATGTACGCCGGGTGTGATTAAAACGCTGGCGAAGAACGGGGTTCTGGAGGAAGTGACTATTCCTGAAATTCCGCCGTGCAGCCATCCCGATCACGAACGGCATGGTCCGCAATTATCAGAGGCACAAGCGATGGCGGCGGAAGAGTTGACCGCTTATATAGAGGCGGGCGGTTACCATGCGGCGTTGCTGGACGGTGTAACGGGTGCGGGGAAAACGGAAACTTATTTTGAAGCGGTGGCGGCGGCGCTGCAGCAAGATAAACAGGTTTTAATTCTTCTGCCGGAGATTGCCCTGTCCAATGCGTTTCTCGACCGGTTTGAAAGCCGGTTTGGCTGTGCGCCAGCGTTGTGGCACTCCCAACTTACCCCGGCGCAGCGGCGTAAAACGTGGCGCGGGGTTATGACGGGGCAGAGCAAAGTCGTGGTTGGCGCGCGGTCGGCGTTATTTTTACCCTATGCTGATCTGGGGCTGATTATTGTCGATGAAGAGCACGACCCGGCTTACAAGCAGGAAGATAATGTCATTTATCATGCCCGCGATATGGCGATTGTCCGCGCGCATGTCGGTAAAATCCCGATTGTTCTGGTATCGGCGACTCCTTCGCTGGAAACGATGGTCAATGTCTGGGACGGGCGTTATCAGCTTTTGCATCTGCCCGACCGTCATGGCGGCGCCAGTATGCCCGATGTGCATGTGATTGATATGCGCGAGGACAAACCAGAGCGCCAGCATTTTATTGCGCCAACCCTGATGGCGGCGCTGGCGGCAAATTTTGAGTGCGGGGAGCAAAGCTTGCTGTTCCTGAACCGCCGGGGATATGCGCCGCTGACAATTTGCCGAGGATGTGGTCACCGGATGGCCTGTCCGCGCTGTACGGCGTGGCTGGTCGAGCACCGGGCGACCGGGCGGCTGCACTGTCATCACTGCGATTACGCGATGCCCATGCCGGATACCTGTCCGGATTGCGGGGAGCGCGAAAGTCTGGCGGCCTGCGGGCCCGGTGTTGAACGGATTTTTGAGGAAGTCACAGCGTATTTCCCGCAAGCCCGCGTTAAAATTCTGGCCAGCGATACGGCGCAGACGCATGAAGAGCTTAAACAAATGCTGGCCGATATTCGGGATCATAAAGTCGATATCATTATAGGCACCCAGATTATCGCCAAAGGACATCACTTTCCGAACTTGACGCTGGTCGGGGTTGTGGATGCCGATCTTGGCCTGCAGGGCGGCGATTTGCGGGCGGCGGAGCGGACTTATCAGCTTCTCCATCAAGTGGCGGGCCGGGCCGGGCGCGAGCAACTCAAGGGCCATGTGTTCCTGCAAACGTGGTTTCCCGATAACAAGGTTATGAAAGCGCTGGCCAGCGGTGACCGGGATGAATTTTTAGAGGCGGAAGCTGCTGAGCGCGAAGAAGCCCATATGCCGCCGTTTTCCCGTCTTGCCGGGATCGTGGTGTCGGGCAAGAACGAGGATCAGGTGATTGGGGTTTCCAATGCCTTGGGTAAATCCGCGCCGCAGGGGGCGACGATCCAGACGCTCGGTCCCGCTGACGCCCCGTTTTACCGGCTGCGTGGTAATTTTCGGCGCCGGTTGCTGGTCCGGGCGGACAAGAATATTGATCTCCAGAAAACGCTCGCGGCGTGGGTTTCTCAAATCAAAATCCCGTCTACCGTTCGTATTTATCTCGACATCGACCCCCAGAGCTTTTTATGA
- the fsa gene encoding fructose-6-phosphate aldolase, whose product MKFFVDTAEIDEIKDLAETGMLDGVTTNPSLIKKSGRDFIPTIREICSIVEGPVSAEVASTDYETMRKEADKLRAIADNVAIKVPLTVDGLKVCKELSDEGTLVNVTLCFSANQAILAAKAGAAFISPFVGRLDDIGQDGMNLIAEICTIYENYPNWDTEVLVASIRSPMHLLEAAKMGADVATIPPGVIRQLYKHPLTDSGLAAFVKDWAETGQSIL is encoded by the coding sequence ATGAAGTTCTTCGTAGACACCGCAGAAATAGATGAGATCAAGGACCTGGCCGAAACCGGAATGCTGGACGGCGTAACGACAAACCCGTCCCTGATTAAAAAATCAGGCCGAGACTTCATCCCGACCATCCGAGAAATCTGCTCCATCGTTGAAGGCCCGGTCAGCGCCGAAGTGGCCTCCACCGATTACGAAACGATGCGCAAAGAAGCCGACAAGCTGCGCGCCATTGCCGATAACGTCGCGATCAAAGTGCCGCTGACGGTTGATGGACTGAAAGTCTGTAAAGAGCTGTCCGACGAAGGAACACTGGTCAACGTTACCCTGTGCTTCAGCGCTAACCAGGCCATTCTGGCCGCCAAAGCGGGGGCCGCGTTTATCTCTCCGTTCGTAGGCCGTCTGGATGATATCGGACAGGATGGCATGAACCTGATTGCCGAGATTTGCACAATCTACGAAAATTACCCGAACTGGGATACCGAAGTGCTGGTTGCCTCAATCCGCAGCCCGATGCATTTGCTGGAAGCGGCCAAAATGGGGGCCGACGTTGCCACCATCCCGCCGGGCGTCATTCGCCAGCTTTACAAACATCCGTTGACCGATAGCGGTTTGGCGGCCTTTGTGAAAGACTGGGCAGAAACCGGGCAAAGCATTTTGTAA